The Myxococcales bacterium genomic sequence CTTCCGGTGATGGGGCTCGTTCAGTTGCTCGCGCTTCCTCTCGGAAGCAGCCTGACGAGCGAGTTCATGGGCTACGAACTCGAACTCATGCGCGTCGACGAACTGTCCCGGGCCTTCGGCGTGGTTTTCTACGTCGCCACGTTCATCAGTCTGATCTACGCGATGAAGGTCAAGGACTCGCTCCAGGCGGCATCGGCCTTGATCTACGCCGGAAGCGCCATCGCTGCAGTCTTTGCGGGCGATCTGATCACGCTGTTCGTCTGCTGGGAACTCACTGCCGTCTCTTCGGTGTTCTTGATCTGGGCGAATCGAACCGAAGCGTCCCTGCGCGCCGGTATGCGTTACCTGATCATTCAAGTCGGCTCGGGGGTGCTGCTGCTCGCGGGAGCGATCATCCATTTTGCGGAGACCGGCTCTCTCGCGTTCAATCACCTGGGCCTGGACAGCCCGGGAGCGACTTTGATCTTCATTGCTTTCGGCATCAAGGCGGCCTTTCCGTTCCTGCACAACTGGTTGCAGGATGCGTATCCCAACGCCACGGTGACGGGCACGGTCTTCCTATCGTCCTTCACCACCAAGTTGGCGATCTACGCCCTGGCACGGGGCTTTGCGGGAACCGAAATCCTGATTCCGATTGGCGCGGCGATGACCGCGTTCCCGATCTTCTATGCGGTGATCGAAAACGACCTGCGCAAGGTTCTGGCCTACAGCCTGAACAATCAGCTCGGTTTCATGGTGGTCGGCATCGGGATCGGAACTGAACTCGCCCTCAACGGAACTGTGGCCCACGTCTGTGCCCACGTGATCTACAAGGGGTTGCTGTTCATGAGCATGGGCGCTGTGCTGCACCGCGTGGGTACGATCAAGGGCTCGGAACTGGGGGGGCTCTACAAGTCGATGCCCCTCACGACGATCTTTTGCATCGTGGGCGCTGCATCGATTTCGGCGGTCCCCCTCACCAGCGGATTCGTCACCAAGAGCATGA encodes the following:
- a CDS encoding Na(+)/H(+) antiporter subunit D, which encodes MAMLLPPGWLMILGALVVPLLRGSVRQVFMLVLPVMGLVQLLALPLGSSLTSEFMGYELELMRVDELSRAFGVVFYVATFISLIYAMKVKDSLQAASALIYAGSAIAAVFAGDLITLFVCWELTAVSSVFLIWANRTEASLRAGMRYLIIQVGSGVLLLAGAIIHFAETGSLAFNHLGLDSPGATLIFIAFGIKAAFPFLHNWLQDAYPNATVTGTVFLSSFTTKLAIYALARGFAGTEILIPIGAAMTAFPIFYAVIENDLRKVLAYSLNNQLGFMVVGIGIGTELALNGTVAHVCAHVIYKGLLFMSMGAVLHRVGTIKGSELGGLYKSMPLTTIFCIVGAASISAVPLTSGFVTKSMILTASAEGNHTIAFLVMLFASAGVFHHSGIKIPFFAFFAHDRGHRVKEAPLNMLLAMGIAAALCLAIGLFPGVLYGLLPYPVDYEPYTTSHVVSMLQLLLFSALAFTFLMKTGFYPPELRSTVLDSDWLYRRLLPSVRDRLGAAYTVTLDFSMSKFHAGRRALLSQVEKIHEPFGPLGEPWPTGATTLWAAVMLFTYLVLYY